From Bacteroidales bacterium, a single genomic window includes:
- the folD gene encoding bifunctional methylenetetrahydrofolate dehydrogenase/methenyltetrahydrofolate cyclohydrolase FolD, which produces MTSYKLLDGKETSKQIKQEITEEVKQIIEAGGKQPHLAAILIGSNGASETYVAHKVKACEQIGFKSSLFRFNNDITENELINKIQEINNNNDIDGLIVQLPVPEHISEEKIIEAIDPKKDVDGFHPINIGRMTIGMPAYISATPQGIIELMQRYNIETSGKHCVVIGRSNIVGKPVSILMSQKSKTGNATVTLCHSRTKNLKEITKQADILIAAIGVMDFVTEDMVKEGAVVIDVGIHRIKSGKTKSGWKLKGDVKFDEVAPKCSYITPVPGGIGPMTIVSLLKNTLLSAKKEIFS; this is translated from the coding sequence ATGACTTCATACAAACTTCTTGACGGAAAAGAAACTTCAAAGCAAATAAAACAAGAAATAACCGAAGAAGTAAAACAAATAATTGAAGCAGGAGGAAAGCAGCCTCATTTGGCAGCAATACTTATAGGCAGCAACGGAGCCAGCGAAACCTACGTTGCACATAAAGTAAAAGCTTGCGAACAAATCGGCTTCAAATCAAGTTTATTCCGTTTCAATAATGATATTACGGAAAACGAATTAATCAATAAAATTCAGGAAATAAATAATAACAATGACATTGACGGATTAATCGTACAACTTCCTGTTCCTGAGCACATTTCAGAAGAAAAAATTATTGAAGCAATTGACCCTAAAAAAGATGTTGACGGTTTTCACCCTATTAATATCGGCAGAATGACAATAGGAATGCCTGCATACATTTCGGCAACACCGCAAGGTATTATTGAACTTATGCAAAGATATAATATTGAAACCTCAGGCAAACATTGTGTAGTTATAGGAAGAAGCAATATTGTAGGTAAACCTGTAAGTATTTTAATGTCGCAAAAAAGCAAAACCGGTAATGCAACGGTAACTTTATGTCACAGTCGAACTAAAAACCTTAAAGAAATTACAAAACAAGCCGATATTTTAATTGCGGCAATCGGTGTTATGGATTTTGTTACCGAAGATATGGTGAAAGAAGGTGCTGTTGTAATTGACGTAGGTATTCACAGAATAAAATCCGGCAAAACAAAATCAGGTTGGAAACTGAAAGGTGATGTTAAATTTGACGAAGTTGCTCCGAAATGTTCTTATATAACTCCCGTTCCGGGAGGCATAGGTCCTATGACAATTGTTTCTTTACTGAAAAACACATTGCTTTCGGCTAAAAAAGAGATTTTTTCATAA
- a CDS encoding MFS transporter — protein sequence MSYLKNIKIKFDSEIEKKTFYLHLIYSILDGIILGILALNEYVLIKGLKGSSYQIGMLFQFTVIVLLVSVPLNLILKRTVKKIRMLRLVAIFTRAPLLLLLFFPETVTENTDILFYQIAFLIIFLIYFSANPLIMPAINGFLKTNYKHGNFSKLYGYSATVNKIVMLVATFLFGILLDKHANAYTYVYPFLALLGIVSIFILTQIKYSPPVSKKQKMKESLKEIKANILHIIKTNKPFRDFEIGFMFYGLAWLVTIAVIALFLEYQLKLNYSGIAFYKNFYTTVSILLTPLFGKLLGKINPRKFGIYTFLFMLIYILFMGLTEYFPYYTEVLGVKIYYSLLVSFFAYGIFGAMMGLLWYIGSAYFAKDEDAAEYQSIHLSLTGFRGAFAPLVGVLFFELIGYSGVFAIGIISLLIAIFVLRYSLRKYK from the coding sequence TTGTCCTATTTAAAAAACATTAAAATAAAGTTTGATTCTGAAATTGAAAAGAAAACTTTTTACTTACATCTGATTTATTCAATTCTTGACGGTATTATTCTCGGAATTTTAGCCTTAAACGAATACGTTTTAATTAAAGGACTTAAAGGCTCTTCATATCAAATCGGTATGCTGTTTCAATTTACGGTTATCGTGCTTTTAGTTTCGGTTCCGTTGAATTTAATTTTAAAACGAACCGTAAAAAAAATCAGAATGTTGCGACTTGTTGCAATTTTTACACGTGCTCCTCTCCTTCTGTTATTATTTTTTCCGGAAACCGTAACAGAAAATACCGATATACTTTTTTATCAAATTGCATTTCTCATTATTTTCTTGATTTATTTTTCTGCAAATCCTTTAATAATGCCTGCGATTAACGGTTTTCTGAAAACGAATTATAAACACGGAAATTTCAGTAAACTATACGGATATTCTGCAACAGTTAATAAAATTGTTATGCTTGTTGCAACTTTTCTTTTCGGAATTCTTCTCGATAAGCATGCAAATGCTTACACTTATGTATATCCGTTTTTGGCATTGCTCGGAATAGTTTCAATATTTATTCTTACACAAATAAAATATTCACCGCCTGTTTCAAAAAAGCAAAAGATGAAAGAATCTTTAAAAGAAATTAAAGCGAATATTTTACATATTATTAAAACTAATAAACCGTTCAGAGATTTTGAAATAGGATTTATGTTTTACGGACTTGCATGGCTTGTTACTATTGCCGTTATTGCATTATTCTTAGAATATCAACTAAAACTAAACTACTCAGGAATAGCATTTTACAAGAACTTCTACACAACAGTTTCAATATTGCTGACTCCGCTTTTCGGAAAGTTATTAGGAAAAATTAACCCTCGAAAATTCGGTATTTACACTTTTTTATTTATGCTGATTTACATTTTGTTTATGGGGCTTACAGAATATTTTCCTTATTATACTGAGGTTTTAGGTGTTAAAATTTATTATTCTTTGCTTGTATCGTTTTTTGCCTACGGCATTTTTGGTGCTATGATGGGACTTTTGTGGTATATCGGTTCAGCTTATTTTGCAAAAGATGAAGATGCCGCAGAATATCAATCAATACATTTATCTTTAACCGGTTTCAGAGGTGCATTTGCTCCTTTGGTCGGTGTTTTATTTTTTGAACTAATCGGTTATTCGGGCGTTTTTGCAATCGGCATTATTTCCTTGTTGATTGCGATATTTGTTTTGCGATATTCGCTTAGGAAGTATAAATAA
- a CDS encoding PorT family protein yields the protein MMKKLIIIFAIFLTGNLVNAQDLSYGGEISVGAATINTGNSANTLNILVDSCNCLKMFHISSKSGLSYSFGAFAEYNISEKIKLGINGNYLSTSFQINTIHMFDEVDREIMNANNNLTIGSLNLPLYVKYIILPDNDVYIKVGGGFNIITNGKVKTEETLTTEVYNSSGTFISSSNGSTVEYKANLDYSTSVNIFALFGAGIELNNNIEIGVDYILPFSENSIYTTDQDYDTKTHKGNVFTETFINELKTTGNDLNEYKFGSLSLTFSYKF from the coding sequence ATGATGAAAAAATTAATAATAATATTTGCGATTTTTTTAACAGGAAATCTCGTTAACGCACAAGATTTATCATACGGAGGTGAAATTTCAGTTGGAGCGGCAACAATAAATACCGGTAATTCTGCAAATACGTTAAATATTCTGGTTGATAGTTGCAATTGCTTAAAAATGTTTCACATATCAAGCAAATCCGGACTTAGTTATTCTTTCGGAGCATTTGCAGAATATAATATCTCAGAAAAAATAAAACTTGGAATAAATGGAAACTACCTAAGCACTAGTTTTCAAATAAACACAATTCATATGTTTGACGAAGTTGACAGAGAAATAATGAATGCCAATAATAATTTAACTATTGGTTCTCTGAATTTACCTTTGTATGTAAAATATATAATTTTGCCGGATAATGATGTTTATATAAAAGTAGGAGGAGGGTTTAATATAATAACAAATGGGAAGGTTAAAACAGAAGAAACATTAACAACTGAGGTTTATAATTCATCAGGAACATTTATTTCAAGTTCAAATGGCTCAACAGTCGAATATAAAGCTAATTTAGACTATTCAACATCTGTAAATATTTTTGCATTATTCGGTGCTGGAATTGAGTTAAACAATAATATAGAAATAGGAGTAGATTATATTCTTCCGTTTTCAGAAAACTCAATTTATACAACAGACCAAGATTATGACACCAAAACACATAAAGGAAATGTTTTTACGGAAACTTTTATTAATGAATTAAAAACAACAGGAAATGATTTAAACGAGTATAAGTTTGGCTCATTATCTTTAACATTTTCATATAAATTTTAA
- a CDS encoding sigma-70 family RNA polymerase sigma factor — MNIEDISEKELIEYSINDKRQYQEMLYLKYADKMFTVCLTYSDNNDEAADILQDSFIKMFKNLHKFKFKGPFEAWLRRIVINTALEHYRKKKRIKENLSVYENYIDHSVDNILEIINAKQLVKLVNDLPKKAAMVLKLYAIEGFKHQEIAKQLNISVGTSKSQLNRARFLLQESLNKLND, encoded by the coding sequence ATGAACATAGAAGATATTTCAGAAAAAGAACTGATAGAATATTCGATAAATGATAAGCGCCAATATCAGGAAATGTTATATCTCAAATATGCAGATAAAATGTTTACCGTGTGTTTAACGTATTCTGATAACAACGATGAAGCGGCAGATATATTGCAAGACAGTTTCATAAAAATGTTTAAGAATCTTCATAAATTTAAGTTCAAGGGACCTTTTGAAGCATGGTTACGCAGAATTGTTATTAATACTGCCCTCGAACATTATCGTAAAAAGAAGAGAATTAAAGAAAACCTAAGTGTTTATGAAAATTATATAGATCACTCAGTAGACAATATATTAGAAATTATAAATGCAAAGCAATTGGTAAAATTGGTAAATGATTTACCGAAAAAAGCAGCAATGGTTCTTAAGTTATATGCAATAGAGGGGTTTAAACATCAAGAAATAGCTAAACAGCTAAATATTTCTGTCGGAACTTCTAAGTCCCAACTAAATCGTGCAAGATTTTTATTGCAAGAATCTTTAAATAAATTAAATGATTAA